Proteins encoded together in one Amblyomma americanum isolate KBUSLIRL-KWMA chromosome 1, ASM5285725v1, whole genome shotgun sequence window:
- the LOC144119266 gene encoding endothelin-converting enzyme 2-like: MAGEGCKAPSTTSGGLDRRQRAVALGHLLSSLLGVALTLSAITIGLSVLRHQRGSEGSGVFGMGRSSWNTCNSKLCMAHFRRLKDSLNRSTAPCGDFYRFACGAWHPRAAKSETVFRDLLAVAQQDAIRYLEAVNDDSNKMVLPTGKVLLPDSRPVLRINRAERAHQVCLHSGSSTKDAALLTEFLADRSLSWPERTTAPAQPLDVLLDLDINWNLGLWFSVRVSPIPGCNQRQVRVGSGIVSYNWKRALDTMVTRGVYKARVRRFHDALRARSFAAMSDKEMKELRRYESTIVGALCGSVSGGQNELAFPLKQMQNLATPRLAAAQWDTLLNWQLNKALRVTEADRVIATSVKLLQAVDYLLSSLPAEVVLHQLAWSLVQMIGWMADSALPGRPTAYEMEDMRSADCFWVTHRAFGVTHLSGYINTTYPLHWLSSVDAILMTITQTAINFFLKTSWIHAESRAAAVDKLRRMNTSLWPCDSYLNASEVAAILENFPEPREDGAVLRYWLDALSARRALLGRQWDVADAFYPGDLQPPRALFRYHYYRNELAVSLHALRSPLFVEGVGLAVNMGGLGAHYAVALARAFDPRSVLLDGRGSTSGLWWGKSSYRDYERRTACPATAASGAEGGVQAFEGVAAIEIAYGAFNASRSIADQGTRTHQRRRIFLGLSEDQAFFVAFCEASCARGPSERQQLSCTLPLKNFREFATAFTCPVASPMNPALRCGFFEASDQRAARKNGGESEDAGKSASTNASANVGADGAVTSWTRPPARRSGSDDQDPLTLASTGLAGHMVRQPKVL, encoded by the coding sequence ATGGCTGGCGAAGGCTGCAAGGCGCCTTCGACGACGAGCGGAGGACTAGACCGGCGCCAAAGGGCGGTGGCTCTAGGTCACCTGCTGTCATCATTACTGGGAGTAGCACTGACGCTCAGCGCCATCACCATCGGCCTGTCTGTGCTCCGTCATCAGAGAGGCTCCGAAGGAAGCGGCGTCTTTGGCATGGGACGCAGCTCGTGGAACACCTGCAACTCCAAGCTCTGCATGGCGCACTTCCGTCGCCTCAAGGACTCCCTGAACCGGAGCACGGCCCCGTGCGGCGACTTTTACCGCTTCGCGTGTGGCGCTTGGCATCCTCGCGCAGCCAAGTCAGAGACCGTCTTCCGAGACCTCCTGGCCGTGGCCCAGCAAGACGCCATCCGGTACCTGGAGGCCGTGAACGACGATTCAAACAAAATGGTGCTGCCAACCGGGAAAGTCCTTCTGCCCGATTCCCGTCCGGTACTGCGCATTAACCgagctgagcgggcgcaccaggtCTGCCTGCACAGTGGTAGCAGTACCAAGGATGCCGCTTTGCTGACCGAGTTCCTTGCCGACCGGTCACTGTCCTGGCCTGAGCGCACTACGGCGCCCGCGCAGCCTCTGGACGTACTCCTGGACCTGGACATCAACTGGAACCTGGGCCTGTGGTTCTCGGTTCGTGTCTCACCCATACCGGGctgcaaccaacggcaggtgCGCGTGGGGTCCGGCATCGTGTCCTACAATTGGAAGCGGGCTCTGGACACCATGGTAACGCGGGGAGTGTACAAAGCACGCGTGCGTCGCTTTCACGACGCCCTTCGTGCGAGAAGCTTCGCGGCCATGAGCGACAAGGAAATGAAGGAGCTGCGCCgttatgagtcaacgatcgtcggTGCCCTGTGCGGCTCGGTGTCTGGTGGCCAGAACGAACTGGCCTTCCCGCTGAAGCAGATGCAGAATTTGGCCACTCCTCGCCTGGCCGCCGCCCAGTGGGACACTCTCCTCAACTGGCAGCTCAACAAAGCTCTCAGAGTGACCGAGGCTGACCGCGTCATCGCCACGAGCgtgaagctgctgcaggcagtcgACTATCTGCTGAGTTCGCTTCCTGCTGAGGTGGTGCTACACCAGCTGGCATGGTCGCTGGTGCAGATGATCGGATGGATGGCCGACTCGGCACTTCCGGGTCGACCCACGGCGTACGAGATGGAAGATATGCGGAGCGCCGACTGTTTCTGGGTCACACACAGAGCGTTCGGAGTAACCCACCTCTCCGGCTACATAAACACTACCTACCCGCTTCACTGGCTCTCCTCAGTGGACGCCATTCTGATGACCATCACTCAGACGGCCATCAACTTCTTCCTGAAGACATCTTGGATCCACGCtgagagccgagcggccgccgtcGACAAGCTGCGCCGCATGAACACCTCCCTCTGGCCTTGCGACTCCTATCTCAATGCATCGGAGGTGGCCGCCATATTGGAGAACTTCCCTGAGCCCAGAGAGGACGGTGCTGTGTTGCGGTACTGGCTGGACGCGTTGTCGGCTCGCCGAGCGCTCCTTGGCAGGCAGTGGGATGTGGCCGACGCCTTCTACCCTGGAGacttgcagccgccgcgggcccTGTTCCGCTACCACTATTACCGAAACGAGCTGGCTGTCTCGCTGCACGCGCTGCGCAGCCCGCTGTTCGTGGAGGGAGTGGGCCTCGCTGTGAACATGGGAGGCCTCGGAGCCCACTACGCCGTTGCCCTGGCCCGGGCGTTCGACCCACGAAGCGTCCTCCTGGACGGTCGCGGTTCCACCTCCGGTCTTTGGTGGGGAAAGTCCTCGTACCGGGACTACGAGCGGAGGACAGCGTGCCCAGCGACTGCCGCCAGTGGAGCCGAAGGAGGTGTGCAGGCCTTCGAGGGAGTCGCTGCCATCGAGATAGCGTACGGGGCCTTCAACGCGTCGCGCTCTATCGCCGACCAGGGTACGCGGACGCATCAGAGGCGGCGCATTTTCCTTGGCCTGTCAGAGGATCAGGCCTTCTTCGTCGCCTTCTGCGAAGCGTCCTGCGCGCGCGGGCCCAGcgagcgacaacagctgtcctgCACACTGCCGCTGAAGAACTTCCGCGAGTTCGCCACCGCATTTACGTGTCCCGTGGCCTCGCCCATGAATCCAGCGCTACGGTGCGGCTTCTTCGAGGCCAGTGACCAGCGGGCTGCCCGTAAAAATGGGGGTGAGAGTGAAGATGCCGGTAAAAGTGCGTCTACGAATGCGAGTGCGAATGTTGGTGCTGACGGCGCAGTGACGTCCTGGACGAGGCCACCGGCACGCCGGAGTGGCAGTGACGACCAGGATCCGTTGACACTGGCGTCGACGGGTCTCGCGGGGCATATGGTTCGACAGCCCAAAGTTTTATGA
- the LOC144119278 gene encoding endothelin-converting enzyme 2-like produces the protein MAGEGCKAPSTTSGGLDRRQRAVALGHLLSSLLGVALTLSAITIGLSVLRHQRGSEGSGVFRMGRNSWNTCNSKLCMAHFRRLKDSLNRSTAPCGDFYRFACGAWHPRAAKSETVFRDLLAVAQQDAIRYLESVNDASNKMVLPTGKVLLPDSRPVLRINRAERAHQVCLHSGSSTKDAALLTEFLADRSLSWPERTTAPAQPLGVLLDLDINWNLGLWFSVRVSPIPGCNQRQVRVGSGIVSYDWKRALDTMVTRGVYKARVRRFHDALRARSFAAMSDKEMKELRRYESTIVGALCGSVSGGQNELAFPLKQMQNLATPRLAATQWDTLLNWQLNKALRVTEADRVIATSVKLLQAVDYLLSSLPAEVVLHQLAWSLVQMIGWMADSALPGRPTAYEMEDMRSADCFWVTHRAFGVTHLSGYINTTYPLHWLSSVDAILMTITQTAINFFLKTSWIHAESRAAAVDKLRRMNTSLWPSDSYLNASEVAAILENFPEPREDGAVLRYWLDALSARRALLGRQWDVADAFYPGDLQPPRALFRYHYYRNELAVSLHALRSPLFVEGVGLAVNMGGLGAHYAVALARAFDPRGVLLDGRGSTSGLWWGKSSYRDYERRTACPATAASGAEGGVQAFEGVAAIEIAYGAFNASRSIADQGTRTHQRRRIFFGLSEDQAFFVAFCEASCARGPSERQQLSCTLPLKNFREFATAFTCPVASPMNPALRCGFFEASDQRAARKNGGESEDAGKSASTNASANVGADGAVTSWTRPPARRSGSDDQDPLTLATTGLAGHMVRQPPVL, from the coding sequence ATGGCTGGCGAAGGCTGCAAGGCGCCTTCGACGACGAGCGGAGGACTAGACCGGCGCCAAAGGGCGGTGGCACTAGGTCACCTGCTGTCATCATTACTGGGAGTAGCACTGACGCTCAGCGCCATCACCATCGGCCTGTCTGTGCTCCGTCATCAGAGAGGCTCCGAAGGAAGCGGCGTCTTTCGCATGGGACGCAACTCGTGGAACACCTGCAACTCCAAGCTCTGCATGGCGCACTTCCGTCGCCTCAAGGACTCCCTGAACCGGAGCACGGCCCCGTGCGGCGACTTTTACCGCTTCGCGTGTGGCGCTTGGCATCCTCGCGCAGCCAAGTCAGAGACCGTCTTCCGAGACCTCCTGGCCGTGGCCCAGCAAGACGCCATCCGGTACCTGGAGTCCGTGAACGACGCCTCAAACAAAATGGTGCTGCCAACCGGGAAAGTCCTTTTGCCCGATTCCCGTCCGGTACTGCGCATTAACCgagctgagcgggcgcaccaggtCTGCCTGCACAGTGGTAGCAGTACCAAGGATGCCGCTTTGCTGACCGAGTTCCTTGCCGACCGGTCACTGTCCTGGCCTGAGCGCACTACGGCGCCCGCGCAGCCTCTGGGCGTACTCCTGGACCTGGACATCAACTGGAACCTGGGCCTGTGGTTCTCGGTTCGTGTCTCACCCATACCAGGctgcaaccaacggcaggtgCGCGTGGGGTCCGGCATCGTGTCCTACGATTGGAAGCGGGCTCTGGACACCATGGTAACGCGGGGAGTGTACAAAGCACGCGTGCGTCGCTTTCACGACGCCCTTCGTGCGAGAAGCTTCGCGGCCATGAGCGACAAGGAAATGAAGGAGCTGCGCCgttatgagtcaacgatcgtcggTGCCCTGTGCGGCTCGGTGTCTGGTGGCCAGAACGAACTGGCCTTCCCGCTGAAGCAGATGCAGAATTTGGCCACTCCTCGCCTGGCCGCCACCCAGTGGGACACTCTCCTCAACTGGCAGCTCAACAAAGCTCTCAGAGTGACCGAGGCTGACCGCGTCATCGCCACGAGCgtgaagctgctgcaggcagtcgACTATCTGCTGAGTTCGCTTCCTGCTGAGGTGGTGCTACACCAGCTGGCATGGTCGCTGGTGCAGATGATCGGATGGATGGCCGACTCGGCACTTCCGGGTCGACCCACGGCGTACGAGATGGAAGATATGCGGAGCGCCGACTGTTTCTGGGTCACACACAGAGCGTTCGGAGTAACCCACCTCTCCGGCTACATAAACACTACCTACCCGCTTCACTGGCTCTCCTCAGTGGACGCCATTCTGATGACCATCACTCAGACGGCCATCAACTTCTTCCTGAAGACATCTTGGATCCACGCtgagagccgagcggccgccgtcGACAAGCTGCGCCGCATGAACACCTCCCTCTGGCCTTCCGACTCCTACCTCAATGCATCGGAGGTGGCCGCCATATTGGAGAACTTCCCTGAGCCCAGAGAGGACGGTGCTGTGTTGCGGTACTGGCTGGACGCGTTGTCGGCTCGCCGAGCGCTCCTTGGCAGGCAGTGGGATGTGGCCGACGCCTTCTACCCTGGAGacttgcagccgccgcgggcccTGTTCCGCTACCACTATTACCGAAACGAGCTGGCTGTCTCGCTGCACGCGCTGCGCAGCCCGCTGTTCGTGGAGGGAGTGGGCCTCGCTGTGAACATGGGAGGCCTCGGAGCCCACTACGCCGTTGCCCTGGCCCGGGCGTTCGACCCACGAGGCGTCCTCCTGGACGGTCGCGGTTCCACCTCCGGTCTTTGGTGGGGAAAGTCCTCGTACCGGGACTACGAGCGGAGGACAGCGTGCCCAGCGACTGCCGCCAGTGGAGCCGAAGGAGGTGTGCAGGCCTTCGAGGGAGTCGCTGCCATCGAGATAGCGTACGGGGCCTTCAACGCGTCGCGCTCTATCGCCGACCAGGGTACGCGGACGCATCAGAGGCGGCGCATTTTCTTTGGCCTGTCAGAGGATCAGGCCTTCTTCGTCGCCTTCTGCGAAGCGTCCTGCGCGCGCGGGCCCAGcgagcgacaacagctgtcctgCACACTGCCGCTGAAGAACTTCCGCGAGTTCGCCACCGCATTTACGTGTCCCGTGGCCTCGCCCATGAATCCAGCGCTACGGTGCGGCTTCTTCGAGGCCAGTGACCAGCGGGCTGCCCGTAAAAATGGGGGTGAGAGTGAAGATGCCGGTAAAAGTGCGTCTACGAATGCGAGTGCGAATGTTGGTGCTGACGGCGCAGTGACGTCCTGGACGAGGCCACCGGCACGCCGGAGTGGCAGTGACGACCAGGATCCGTTGACACTGGCGACGACGGGTCTCGCGGGGCATATGGTTCGACAGCCCCCAGTTTTATGA